In the genome of Thermoleophilaceae bacterium, one region contains:
- a CDS encoding cupin domain-containing protein, whose protein sequence is MSSGPLSVQPGEGFTVQGPAGGPLTFKVRGEQTGGRLTVFENVIAPGDGPPAHTHEAQDESWYVLEGVLRFKLGSEMHSAPAGSFVFVPRGTVHAFQNVGDGPARILVIFNPAGMEEFFDRFAELPAGRVDPGVFAELGAAVGMEVVGPPLAVSDPA, encoded by the coding sequence GTGAGCTCGGGACCGCTGTCGGTGCAGCCGGGCGAGGGCTTTACGGTTCAGGGTCCGGCGGGCGGCCCGCTCACATTCAAGGTGCGCGGCGAGCAGACGGGCGGGCGGCTCACGGTGTTCGAGAACGTGATCGCGCCCGGCGACGGACCGCCAGCGCATACGCACGAGGCGCAGGACGAGTCGTGGTACGTGCTCGAGGGGGTGCTGCGCTTCAAGCTGGGCTCAGAAATGCACTCGGCGCCCGCCGGCTCGTTCGTGTTCGTGCCGCGCGGGACGGTGCACGCGTTCCAGAACGTGGGGGATGGGCCGGCGCGCATTCTCGTCATCTTCAACCCGGCGGGGATGGAGGAGTTCTTCGACCGGTTTGCCGAGCTGCCTGCGGGGCGGGTGGATCCGGGCGTGTTCGCTGAGCTGGGCGCCGCGGTGGGGATGGAGGTGGTGGGCCCGCCGCTGGCGGTGTCGGATCCCGCGTGA